DNA sequence from the Candidatus Korarchaeota archaeon NZ13-K genome:
CAAAGTAAAGCTCCCCAGGGCGGTCCCACACCCTGAAGTGGAGACCGTTAGGTTCAACGAGGTGACCGCGAGGCCGGATCACATACCTCATCCCGAGATAAGGGCCAGGGTCTTCGATGTAGTGGAGCGGTACGTGAAAGGCTACTCGATCCTGAGGGATGGAAGATGGGAGAGGGTGGGGAGGGAGGAGCTGGGGATCTGAGCGTTTCCTTCAGGGACCTGGGTCCGGAGGAGCTGGATGTTTACATAAACTTCGATGCTCCAATAAGCTGGGAGTTCCTCAGCGATGAGGAGAGGAAGGATCTTGGGTATGAGGGATACCTCAGGGTTCACAGGGAGCTCATACACTCTCTTTACGGGTCCAACATGAGGAACAGGATAGTTGCCGCATACATTGGTGGCGAGATTGTGGGCGTCGTCTGGGTCGGGATGAGGCTTGATACCGTGCAATACGTTCCCGTGGGTTACGTTTACGACTTGGAGGTCAAGGAGGGGTACAGGGGAAGGGGAATAGGCGCCATGTTGCTCCGGCTGGCGGAGGAGACCTGCAGGGAATGGGGTGTGAGGGAGATCCTCCTCTCGGTCGAGGCATCGAACTTAGAGGCCCT
Encoded proteins:
- a CDS encoding GNAT family N-acetyltransferase; amino-acid sequence: MGEGGEGGAGDLSVSFRDLGPEELDVYINFDAPISWEFLSDEERKDLGYEGYLRVHRELIHSLYGSNMRNRIVAAYIGGEIVGVVWVGMRLDTVQYVPVGYVYDLEVKEGYRGRGIGAMLLRLAEETCREWGVREILLSVEASNLEALRWYLRRGYRVRRLVLGRRLI